Part of the Paenibacillus terrae HPL-003 genome is shown below.
GGTTCGCCTCCTTGGAGTAGAATGTTTATGTTATATTTAATGACTTGAAAACGGATTTGGAGAAAATTTAGAGATATTATGTAATATATATTTACATTCAAAGTGCTAATGTGTCAAATTAAATATTTTTATAGCTTTTATATGTTAGTTTATTTGACTTTAAAAATAATTATTGTATTTATGTTTACAAATAGAATACAAGGGAGTATAATAAATCTGTTGCCTCAAAACATTAGAATTCGCGGTCGTGGTGGAATGGCAGACACGCTATCTTGAGGGGGTAGTGGGCGTACGCCCGTGGAGGTTCGAGTCCTCTCGACCGCATTACATGCAAGACACAGTTAAAAAAAGCATCCTGACACGTTTTTGACGTGATTGGATGCTTTTTTGTTATATAAGCTGAACTAAAAAAATGTACATTGGGAACGGAATAGGAGTCCCTTTTTTCCTGACAGCAGGAGCAGCCGCTGGGGTTGGCTGCTTGTGAACAGGGATGAAGTGGCCTGTCTAGCTTTACTGCAAGAGCTTCTCAATATCCCCCGCCAGTTTATCCGGAGTTGTCTGTGGGGCATAGCGCTTAAATACGTTCCCTTCGCGCGTAATTAAAAATTTAGTAAAATTCCATTTGATCGCTTTGGAGCCTAATACGCCCGGAGCTGTTTGGGTGAGGTAGCGGAATAAAGGGTGCGCCTGATCGCCATTGACATCTATTTTGGAAAACATCGGAAATGTAACTCCATAGTTGATCTGGCAAAACTCCGAAATGTCCTCGCTGGAACCCGGCTCTTGCTTGGCAAACTGGTTGCTGGGAAACCCCAAGATTTCAAGACCCTGCTCATGGTATTGTTCATATAGTTCTTGTAGCGCCTTATACTGGGGAGTTAGCCCGCATTTGCTGGCTGTATTCACAATCAGCAGAACTTTTCCTTCATATGTGGACAACGGAATTTCTTTCCCTTGCAGGGTTTGTGCATCATATTCATAAACGGTCATAGTTTTCCTCCTAATTTGATATTCTGCAATTAAATTGTAAACAATTTAATGAAGGGTTGCAAGTCTATAAATAGATGTAATGCGCCGTCTGCTGCTGTAAAATCGTATTTTGTCCAAAACGGCAAATGGCACTGCAAATGAGGGGAATTACGGTGTTTCTCATGGTAAAAAAAGGCTCAATCGGCGTTTATCAGGTACATACAGCACTTTTCCTTTCTCTTTTACAAAAAAAGGACAAAAAATGCTCTCCATACGCCAATATTGACATGCCCCGCCATTTTCGAAAAGGGATGAAAAACCGAGATTGGAGGAGCTGGGAGAAGGATATTCATATTGTAAGCGCTATTATTAATCCTTTATGCTCCAAAGACCGATTTATAACCCCGCAGGTGAGCTTTACAGTGTTCCTTGCGCGGGTGTATGATTCAAGACGTAATTTCAAATGAAGTGAATGAAGCAGCAACGAATTGTCTATAGCGCTGAATTTTGCAGTTGCAAAAGCGGGGGAACCAAACGAGATCTATGCGGCTTTTAGAGCGACGTGTATCTCATGGGGTGAATTTTCTGGCCAGGTGCCAGAAATAGGGCGACTCTCACGTCCGAATCCGACAGCTAACCTCGTAAGCGTACAGGGAGAGGCAACAAACCGCCGTGTGCAGCCATGGTTTATTTTATCATGGTTACGTAAGAAGCCGGAGGAAAGCCTTTTTCCTTTGGCTTCTTTTTGTTGTCTTTTTATACCAGGAGAGGAGCTACTGATGGAAGGTCGGCTAATCATTGTCACTGCACCGAATGAATCGGGCAGAAATTTTGTGAAATTGCTTATGTTCAAAAAACTGGCGTTTGCGGTTCTGACGAATAGCGCTCAGGAGGAACGACAGCTCAAAAAAATGGGTGTGGAGCATGTTGTGCGCATCAATACGATGCAAGCAGGGAAATGGAATTTTCCCAAAAAAGAAATTGGCTGCGTGTATTTGTTCGAGAACAGCTTGAATCTGACGTGCCGTTTCTTGCAAATATGCAGGCCACTGACATCAGATTCGATCTATGTCATTACGCACGGCTGTAATCCTCAAGGGATTTATCGAGGTTTGGGAGCGGACCATGTGATCTACACTTTGAATGGAGAGGTGGGTTTCCTGCTGAACGGATAGTCGCTTACGATATGGCTAATATAAATTAAAATTTTCGAATGAATTGTATGTTGGATTTTACGAGGGTGTAAGAATGACGATCTGAGGACCGATACGGGAGGGTATGAACATGATGGATATATACATGCTGCTCGTGATGGCTGCGAGTTATGGAGTGATACTGCTGTTTGTACGCTGGTGTGATGCGCAGACCTCCAAAGGAGGGCGAAAAGGATGATGGTTGTGCTTGCGCTTACGGCTATTGTGTTTGTGTATTTAATCTACGCACTCCTGAATCCTGAAAAGTTCTAATCAGCTACACAGGATAAAGCGGGCGGGGGACAGCAGATCACGGATGAAGCATCAGAGGCAGCGGGCTTTCGCAAACGTGTGCACTCGCCTGGTGCTATGAACCAGTCTGTTGTTCCAAACGCAGGAGCATTTTGGAGGAGGGAATAGATGATGGAGCTGCTGCAAATTGGAATTGTGATTGTGATATTGCTGCTCTTGGTGAAACCAGTGGGCACCTATATATATCATGTATTCTCAAATGAACCGAATCGGACGGACCGAGTGTTTGGCGGGACGGAGAAGCTGATTTATAAGGTTATAGGATTGAAAAAGCTGGAGAGCATGCGTTGGACCACGTATGTGATGAGTTTTATCGCTACGAATGTCGTGCTTGTGGCGATCAGCTATGTGCTGCTGCGCTTGCAGGGACTGCTCCCCGGTAATCCGGCTGGGAATGGCAATATGGAAGCGTCACTGGCTTTTAATACAGTGATCAGCTTTATGACCAATACGAATCTCCAGCATTACAGCGGAGAAAGTGGACTTACGTATCTGACGCAGATGGCGTTCGTTACGATGATGATGTTTACTTCGGCTGCTTCCGGTTTTGCGGTTGCTGCGGCTTTTATGAGAGGATTGACGCGGCGCGGTGAAGGAATGGGCAATTTTTTTCAGGATTTTATCAAAGCAATTATACGGATTTTTCTTCCGTTGGCCTTTGTGCTTACGCTGGTGCTGGTCGGACTGAAAGTACCGCAGACGCTTCAGCCTACGGCGGATATTACGACGCTGAGCGGAACACAGCAGCAGATTGCCTTGGGACCCGTTGCTTCGATGGAATCGATCAAGCATTTGGGTACGAACGGGGGCGGTTTCAATGGGGCCAACTCGGCGCATCCTTTTGAAAATCCAAGTCCCTGGACGAATGTGCTGGAAATTTTGGCGATGTGGGTGATGCCAGCTTCGCTGCCGTATACCTTTGGGCTGTTCGCTCGTAATCGCAAACAGGGCTGGATTATTTTTAGCTCCATGATGGTACTGTTTCTCGTATTCCTATCTATTACGTACGTGTCAGAGAAAACGGGTAATCCGCTGATTCAGGCACTGGGTGTGGATGCTTCTCAGGGAAGCATGGAAGGGAAAGAGGTCCGCTTCGGCATCGGACAATCGGCGTTGTTCACGGCGGTAACGACGGCGGCTACGACAGGTTCGGTCAATAACATGCACGATACACTGACTCCATTGGGTGGTATGGCTGCTTTGGGTGAAATGATGCTGAACGTCATTTTCGGCGGTAAGGGTGTCGGGCTGATGAATATGCTGATGTATGCGATTCTGGGTGTATTTATATGTGGATTGATGGTCGGCAGGACCCCGGAATTTATGGGCAGGAAGATTGAAGGCAAGGAAATGAAGCTGATCGCGATTGCCATTTTGGTGCATCCGTTTCTCATTTTGGTGCCGACTGCGCTCGCTTTTATGAGTCATTGGGGGTACGATGCGGTCACAAACCCCGGATATCACGGGTTGACTCAGGTGTTATATGAATATGCGTCATCTGCGGCTAATAACGGTTCGGGATTTGAGGGACTTGCGGATAACAACGTATTCTGGAACACGACAACGGGTGTCGTTATGTTCTTCGGACGATATATATCGATTGTTGCACTGTTAGCTGTAGCGGCTTCGTTGAATGCCAAAGCACCGACTCCAGTGACGACGGGCACACTTCGTACGGACAACAAGCTGTTTGGGGCGATTCTGATCGGGGTTGTGCTGCTGATTGGTGCGTTGACCTTTTTGCCCGTAATCGTATTGGGGCCTGTGGCTGAATTTTTGACCATGTGAAGAAGATGAACATGAAGAAGAAATCGAGAATGGATGAACGGGGTGCTTGATCATGAAGGAACAACGCAAACGCATGCTGGATAAAAGCATCTTGAAGCATGCGATCAAGGATAGCTTTATGAAATTAAATCCGATGATCATGATGAAAAATCCTGTCATGTTCGTCGTGGAAATCGGCACATTGGTCGTGCTGCTGATGCTGCTGTTTCCCGGTTATTTTGGAACTGGCAACGAAATGGGTTTTAATCTGGCGGTTTTTATGATCCTGTTGTTCACGTTGCTCTTTGCTAACTTTGCCGAAGCGCTCGCGGAGGGACGGGGTAAGGCGCAGGCTGCCTCTTTGAAAAAATCCAAGCAGGATACACAAGCAAACAAGCTTGTCGGGAATGAGATTCAGGTGGTCAGCTCGACCGAGCTGCGCAAAGGTGACATTGTGATGGTGTCCCAGGGCGAGATGATTCCGAGCGATGGTGAGGTTATTGAGGGTCTTGCCTCAGTGGATGAATCGGCGATTACGGGAGAATCGGCCCCGGTGATCAAGGAATCGGGTGGTGATTTTTGCTCGGTAACCGGCGGGACGCGTGTGGTCAGTGACCGGATAAAGGTGCGGATTACAACAGAACCGGGCGAGACGTTCATTGATAAAATGATTTCGCTCGTGGAGGGCGCACAGCGGCAAAAGACGCCGAACGAAATTGCGCTGAATACCCTGCTGATCAGCTTAACGATTATTTTTCTAATCGTGGTGGTGACACTGGCACCGATTGCTCGTCATTTTAACATCGATCTGCCTGTTCCCGTGCTTATCTCGTTACTGGTCTGTCTGATTCCGACGACGATTGGAGGACTGCTGTCAGCCATCGGGATTGCCGGTATGGACCGGGTCACCCAATTTAACGTGCTGGCGATGTCAGGTAAGGCGGTAGAAGCATCCGGGGACATCAATACAATGATTCTGGACAAAACGGGTACAATTACCTTCGGTAACCGGATGGCGAGCCAATTCGTGCCTGTAGGGGGCGTAGAGGAGACGGAGTTAGTAAAGTGGGCTGCGATGAGCTCGATGAAGGATGAGACGCCCGAGGGGCGCTCCGTTCTGGAGTTGATGCGCAAGCAGGAGTACACACTGGATGAATCCTTGGCAGCAGGAGGGGCCTTTATCGAGTTCAAGGCGGAAACCCGGATGAGTGGTCTGGATCTGGCCGATGGACGAAAGGTACGTAAGGGCGCGGTGGACTCTGTCCGGCAGTGGGTACTATCGCAAAATGGTAGCATTCCAGCCGATCTGGAGGAAAAAGCGAATCAGGTGGCCTCTGAAGGAGGTACGCCGCTGGCTGTCGCGCTGGATGATCAGATGTATGGCATTATTTATTTGAAGGACACGGTGAAGCCGGGCATGAAGGAGCGGTTCGATCAGCTCCGGGAAATGGGTATCCGTACGATCATGTGTACCGGGGATAATCCGCTGACTGCCGCGACGATTGCGCGGGAAGCGGGTGTGGATGATTTTGTGGCTGAAAGCAAGCCGGAGGATAAGATCGCGGTTATCCGTCGTGAGCAGGAGCTGGGCAAGCTGGTTGCCATGACCGGGGACGGTACGAATGATGCTCCTGCGCTGGCGCAGGCTGACGTTGGGCTTGCCATGAATAGTGGCACGGTCGCAGCCAAGGAAGCCGCCAATATGGTGGACCTGGATTCCGATCCGTCCAAAATTATTGAGGTGGTCGCTATCGGCAAGCAGTTACTTATGACACGCGGTGCTTTGACGACATTCAGTATCGCGAACGATGTTGCCAAATATTTTGCCATTATTCCGGCGATGTTCATGCTGGCGATTCCGCAAATGAGCGCATTGAACGTGATGGGGCTTGGCTCTCCGTTGTCCGCTATTTTGTCGGCACTGATCTTTAATGCTGTTATTATTCCACTTCTGATCCCGCTGGCCATGAAGGGCGTGAAGTATAAGCCCATGAGCTCGGATCGCCTGCTGGGACGGAATTTGCTGATTTACGGTCTGGGCGGTATGGTGGTGCCGTTTGTCGGCATTAAAGCCATTGATTTGCTGGTGCATTTGTGGATTTAACGCAGCTTGTGAAGGTGTGCATTTGGATGCTGAATGGAAGCGGAAAGGGTGAGCAACATGAGTGGCTTTTATCGGATGATGTCTGGACGCAGATTTGCTGCGCACGAAAAAGCCGGGTCTGCCGGGCAGGGGAATAACAAGCGTCCAGAGACGGGGGCTGTGCCGAATGGAAGGCCGGAGGGAGAAGAGATGCGGGGAGGCACCATTGTAGGAGTAGCCTTGCGTACCTCGGTGCTGATGATCCTCCTGTGCGGCCTCGCTTATCCGCTGGTTAGCACGGGCGTAGCACAGGTATTGTTTCCGCAGCAGGCGAATGGCAGTATGCTTCGTAATGCCGAGGGGCAGGTAGTCGGCTCTGAGCTGATCGGGCAGTCCTTTGCCAATCCGGCATTTTTTCAGGGGCGGGTATCGAGCATTGATTATAATGGGGCCGGTTCAGGCGCCAGTAACTACGCACCGTCCAATCCGGCCTTGATACAGCGGGTCAAGGATTCCATAGCGGATTGGCAGAAAAATAACCCGGATGTACCGATTAGTCAGGTTCCGGTGGACCTGATTACGAACTCCGGCTCCGGTCTGGACCCGCATATCTCGCCGCAGGCGGCACTGGTTCAGATCCCGCGTATTAGCGGCTTGACGGGTATTGCGCTGGATAAGCTGAAGGCACTGGTGCAGGAGCAGACCGAAGGGCGCAGTGCCGGAGTGTTTGGTGAGCCACGTGTGAATGTGCTCAAGCTGAACCTCGCGCTTGAAGCCCAAACGCAGGCACAGCCTGCCAAGCGGTAAGTTTAGAGGTTGGAATAGAGTGCTTAAAAAAAGGTATCCCGCAGCCATTTTGGCTAGTGAGATACCTTTTTCTTGATTTTAAAGTGTTGCTTATCTCTCAATGACCTGAAATGGTTTGAACAATAAGCACTACATTCAAAACAATGATGATGGCGGTCACGATCCAGGTTAAAACTTTTTGCCATGTTTTGTTCGCAAACTCACCCATACGATTTTTGTCGCTGGTGAAGATCAGCAACGGAATGATGGCAAAGGGAAGCTGGATGGACAGAATAACCTGACTTAGTACCAGCAGCTCTTCGGCCCCTTTTTCACCCGCGATAGCTGTGACGATGACCGCTGGAATGATAGCGATGAGTCGAGTCACGAGACGGCGCAGCCAAGGCGCGAGACGCAGGCTGAGAAAGCCCTCCATGACGATTTGCCCGGCTAAGGTACCGGTTACGGTTGAATTCTGACCGGAAGCGAGCAGTGCCACCCCGAACAGGATACTCGCGAGTGTGGTTCCGAGCAATGGCGACAGCAAATAGTAAGCATCGCTGATTTCCGCCACATCGGTTTTTCCTGCTGTATGGAACACGGCTGCTGCCACGATCAGAATGGCGGCATTGATAAACAGGGCGAACATGAGCGCTATACTCGAATCCCATGTCGCGAATTTGATAGCCTCCCGTTTGCCTGCTGACGTCTGCTCGAATTTACGAGTTTGTACGATGGACGAATGCAGGTACAGGTTATGGGGCATCACGGTAGCCCCCATAATACCGATGGCGATATACAGCATGCTTGGGTTGGTCAAAATTTGCGAGTCCGGCACAAAGCCACCTAACACGCCGCCCCATTCCGGCTGGGCCAAAATGAGATTGATGCCAAAGCAGCCGGCAATCGTCGCCATCAGTACAATGACCAGTGTTTCCAAAGAACGAAAGCCTTTGTTTTGCAGCAATAAAATGAGCATGACATCGAATGCAGTAATCAGGACACCGTACAATAGTGGTATGCCGAACAGCAGCTTTAGTGCAATGGCTGAACCGATGACCTCGGCCAAATCCATGGCTGCAATAGCGATTTCGCATAAAAGCCATAAGCCGATCGCGACCGGACGACTGTAGGCTTCACGGCACATTTGAGCCAAATCTTTACCTGTAGCAATGCCGAGCTTGCCAGATAAGGCCTGCAGCAAGATGGCCATCAGATTAGAGATCAGAATGACACTGAGCAGTGTATAGCCAAATTGCGATCCGCCCGCAATGTCTGTAGCCCAGTTGCCAGGGTCCATATAGCCGACAGCGACCATATAGCCGGGTCCGGCAAAGGCGAGGAATTTCCGAAACCACGTGCCGTCCTTCGGGACGTTCAAGGAACGATTCACTTCCGCTAGTGAAGCGATTTCCGCCAAGTTACCTTTTGTATTTTCCATACGCTTCACCTTCTTTATCCATGTTGAAATATATTATTAGTGACATAACGATTGCCTTATCCATATTGTACACCCACAATAGTTTTTGT
Proteins encoded:
- a CDS encoding glutathione peroxidase, with the translated sequence MTVYEYDAQTLQGKEIPLSTYEGKVLLIVNTASKCGLTPQYKALQELYEQYHEQGLEILGFPSNQFAKQEPGSSEDISEFCQINYGVTFPMFSKIDVNGDQAHPLFRYLTQTAPGVLGSKAIKWNFTKFLITREGNVFKRYAPQTTPDKLAGDIEKLLQ
- the kdpF gene encoding K(+)-transporting ATPase subunit F is translated as MVVLALTAIVFVYLIYALLNPEKF
- the kdpA gene encoding potassium-transporting ATPase subunit KdpA; this translates as MELLQIGIVIVILLLLVKPVGTYIYHVFSNEPNRTDRVFGGTEKLIYKVIGLKKLESMRWTTYVMSFIATNVVLVAISYVLLRLQGLLPGNPAGNGNMEASLAFNTVISFMTNTNLQHYSGESGLTYLTQMAFVTMMMFTSAASGFAVAAAFMRGLTRRGEGMGNFFQDFIKAIIRIFLPLAFVLTLVLVGLKVPQTLQPTADITTLSGTQQQIALGPVASMESIKHLGTNGGGFNGANSAHPFENPSPWTNVLEILAMWVMPASLPYTFGLFARNRKQGWIIFSSMMVLFLVFLSITYVSEKTGNPLIQALGVDASQGSMEGKEVRFGIGQSALFTAVTTAATTGSVNNMHDTLTPLGGMAALGEMMLNVIFGGKGVGLMNMLMYAILGVFICGLMVGRTPEFMGRKIEGKEMKLIAIAILVHPFLILVPTALAFMSHWGYDAVTNPGYHGLTQVLYEYASSAANNGSGFEGLADNNVFWNTTTGVVMFFGRYISIVALLAVAASLNAKAPTPVTTGTLRTDNKLFGAILIGVVLLIGALTFLPVIVLGPVAEFLTM
- the kdpB gene encoding potassium-transporting ATPase subunit KdpB, which encodes MKEQRKRMLDKSILKHAIKDSFMKLNPMIMMKNPVMFVVEIGTLVVLLMLLFPGYFGTGNEMGFNLAVFMILLFTLLFANFAEALAEGRGKAQAASLKKSKQDTQANKLVGNEIQVVSSTELRKGDIVMVSQGEMIPSDGEVIEGLASVDESAITGESAPVIKESGGDFCSVTGGTRVVSDRIKVRITTEPGETFIDKMISLVEGAQRQKTPNEIALNTLLISLTIIFLIVVVTLAPIARHFNIDLPVPVLISLLVCLIPTTIGGLLSAIGIAGMDRVTQFNVLAMSGKAVEASGDINTMILDKTGTITFGNRMASQFVPVGGVEETELVKWAAMSSMKDETPEGRSVLELMRKQEYTLDESLAAGGAFIEFKAETRMSGLDLADGRKVRKGAVDSVRQWVLSQNGSIPADLEEKANQVASEGGTPLAVALDDQMYGIIYLKDTVKPGMKERFDQLREMGIRTIMCTGDNPLTAATIAREAGVDDFVAESKPEDKIAVIRREQELGKLVAMTGDGTNDAPALAQADVGLAMNSGTVAAKEAANMVDLDSDPSKIIEVVAIGKQLLMTRGALTTFSIANDVAKYFAIIPAMFMLAIPQMSALNVMGLGSPLSAILSALIFNAVIIPLLIPLAMKGVKYKPMSSDRLLGRNLLIYGLGGMVVPFVGIKAIDLLVHLWI
- the kdpC gene encoding potassium-transporting ATPase subunit KdpC, with translation MSGFYRMMSGRRFAAHEKAGSAGQGNNKRPETGAVPNGRPEGEEMRGGTIVGVALRTSVLMILLCGLAYPLVSTGVAQVLFPQQANGSMLRNAEGQVVGSELIGQSFANPAFFQGRVSSIDYNGAGSGASNYAPSNPALIQRVKDSIADWQKNNPDVPISQVPVDLITNSGSGLDPHISPQAALVQIPRISGLTGIALDKLKALVQEQTEGRSAGVFGEPRVNVLKLNLALEAQTQAQPAKR
- a CDS encoding Nramp family divalent metal transporter, yielding MENTKGNLAEIASLAEVNRSLNVPKDGTWFRKFLAFAGPGYMVAVGYMDPGNWATDIAGGSQFGYTLLSVILISNLMAILLQALSGKLGIATGKDLAQMCREAYSRPVAIGLWLLCEIAIAAMDLAEVIGSAIALKLLFGIPLLYGVLITAFDVMLILLLQNKGFRSLETLVIVLMATIAGCFGINLILAQPEWGGVLGGFVPDSQILTNPSMLYIAIGIMGATVMPHNLYLHSSIVQTRKFEQTSAGKREAIKFATWDSSIALMFALFINAAILIVAAAVFHTAGKTDVAEISDAYYLLSPLLGTTLASILFGVALLASGQNSTVTGTLAGQIVMEGFLSLRLAPWLRRLVTRLIAIIPAVIVTAIAGEKGAEELLVLSQVILSIQLPFAIIPLLIFTSDKNRMGEFANKTWQKVLTWIVTAIIIVLNVVLIVQTISGH